The uncultured Desulfobulbus sp. genome window below encodes:
- a CDS encoding IS110 family transposase has translation MHNKMSGLLMEVGAGYNKKRLRGKKYFHELLDRLDEVPSSVKELLMLSRSGFEMFQTFQKRLLQALRTNPLIQERVGRLMIIPGVGEVTALTWVLEVGPPSRFSSIRQAISYCGLCSAQRESAGKEQRGPISKKRNKNLQTILVEAAKLAPRWNPQLAAVHQRELGKGNRNRATLAVARRLVAYMMSVDKSQTDFVFREEQKAA, from the coding sequence ATGCACAACAAAATGTCCGGTCTACTGATGGAGGTTGGAGCGGGCTACAATAAAAAGCGCCTTCGAGGCAAAAAATATTTTCATGAGTTATTGGATCGACTTGATGAGGTCCCATCTTCGGTTAAGGAGTTACTCATGCTAAGCCGTAGCGGATTTGAGATGTTCCAAACTTTTCAAAAACGGCTACTTCAGGCCTTGCGCACAAATCCTTTAATCCAGGAAAGGGTTGGTCGATTGATGATTATTCCTGGAGTTGGCGAGGTTACTGCGCTGACCTGGGTACTTGAGGTCGGGCCTCCGTCACGATTCAGCTCTATTCGCCAAGCAATCAGTTATTGTGGCCTGTGCAGTGCACAACGGGAATCCGCTGGTAAGGAACAGCGAGGGCCGATTTCCAAGAAACGCAACAAAAACCTCCAGACCATCTTGGTCGAGGCCGCGAAACTGGCACCGCGTTGGAATCCTCAACTCGCAGCCGTACATCAACGGGAACTGGGCAAAGGCAACCGAAACAGGGCAACGCTTGCCGTGGCCAGAAGGCTGGTGGCGTACATGATGTCAGTTGACAAAAGCCAAACCGACTTCGTTTTCCGTGAGGAACAAAAAGCAGCTTAG